From Ananas comosus cultivar F153 unplaced genomic scaffold, ASM154086v1, whole genome shotgun sequence, one genomic window encodes:
- the LOC109703800 gene encoding tetratricopeptide repeat protein 1-like produces LCKTSRNSDLFIVLLQGKYDETIKECTKALELNPPYLKALLRRAEAHEKLEHYEEAIADMKKVIELEPSNDQARKSLQHLEPLAAEKREKMKEEMIEKLKEMGNSVLGRFGMSVDNFKAVKDPNTGSYSISFQH; encoded by the exons CTTTGCAAGACTTCGAGGAATAGTGATTTGTTTATTGTGCTTTTACAGGGTAAATATGATGAAACAATAAAGGAATGCACGAAGGCGCTGGAGTTGAATCCTCCATATTTGAAAGCACTACTTAGGAGGGCAGAAGCACACGAGAAGCTCGAACATTATGAAGAAGCTATTGCTG ATATGAAAAAAGTAATCGAGCTGGAACCTTCAAATGACCAAGCAAGGAAATCATTGCAACATCTTGAGCCATTAGCAgctgaaaagagagagaagatgaaGGAGGAGATGATCG AAAAACTGAAAGAGATGGGGAATTCAGTTTTGGGGCGATTCGGAATGAGCGTCGACAACTTTAAAGCTGTGAAAGACCCAAACACCGGCTCATACTCTATCTCATTTCAACACTAA